From a single Anomaloglossus baeobatrachus isolate aAnoBae1 chromosome 4, aAnoBae1.hap1, whole genome shotgun sequence genomic region:
- the LOC142301411 gene encoding uncharacterized protein LOC142301411 — translation MGHCSQSLMPLIRASVTPATWQVYGDCRPAVWVVGHSYIYWAEKRAMIRPGGKNLGFRNVEVNWRGIRGLRWQQIFPEMVDISRSATGPLVMVIHAGGNDLVKRSTVELLTVMKTDIERLAYLFPDTVWVWSEIVPRAVWHGAKNANGIERSRRKINARMAKFMRERCGIVVRHHQLEGDNSALLRADGVHLTDIGQDILLSGIQDGEDQALKVMGGVGVLCRRYT, via the exons atgggacactgtagccaatcactaatgcctctaatccgtgcctccgttacaccggctacctggcaggtctatg gcgactgcagaccggcagtctgggtagttggtcactcttatatttactgggcagaaaaaagagccatgattcgaccaggaggaaagaaccttggcttcagaaacgttgaggtcaattggagaggcatcagagggctaagatggcaacaaattttcccggagatggtggacatctccaggtcggccacggggccgttggtaatggtgattcatgctggtggcaatgatttggtgaaacgcagtacggtcgaactactaacagtgatgaagacggacatcgaacgtttggcctacctcttcccggatacagtatgggtgtggtcagagatagtaccacgagcggtatggcacggagcaaaaaatgcaaatggcatagagcggtcaaggagaaagatcaatgcgagaatggcaaaattcatgagagaaagatgtggaatcgtggtgcgtcaccaccagttggaaggcgataactctgcactgctgagggcagacggagtgcaccttacggacattggtcaagacattttgttgtccgggatacaggacggagaggatcaggccctgaaggtgatgggtggggtcggagtcctgtgtaggcggtacacatga